Proteins co-encoded in one Oncorhynchus kisutch isolate 150728-3 unplaced genomic scaffold, Okis_V2 scaffold4032, whole genome shotgun sequence genomic window:
- the LOC109885461 gene encoding thymidine kinase, cytosolic, translated as MECLNVPRILPNSPRKAIGQIQVIFGPMFSGKSTELIRRVRRFQIAQYNCLVVKYAKDTRYSEKGMATHDKNTMEAVPANCLSDVRSLALQACVIGIDEGQFFPDIVQFCEEMANMGKTIIVAALDGTFQRKPFGDILNLVPLAESVVKLNAVCMQCYKEAAYTKRLGAEKELEVIGGADMYHARCRKCYGGLMDVLKENSAPHRDETPPHVMTGKLLDNTTSPRKLFATLQL; from the exons ATGGAGTGTTTGAATGTTCCAAGAATCCTGCCAAATTCCCCACGGAAAGCAATAGGACAGATCCAG GTCATCTTTGGCCCAATGTTCTCAGGCAAAAG CACTGAGTTGATAAGGCGAGTGCGTCGTTTCCAGATCGCCCAGTACAACTGTTTGGTGGTCAAATATGCCAAAGATACACGCTACTCTGAGAAGGGCATGGCCACGCACGACAA AAACACAATGGAAGCTGTACCAGCCAACTGCCTGAGCGACGTGCGTTCTCTAGCTCTGCAGGCGTGCGTCATCGGAATCGACGAAGGGCAGTTT TTCCCAGACATAGTGCAGTTCTGTGAGGAGATGGCCAACATGGGGAAGACTATAATCGTAGCGGCCCTGGACGGAACCTTCCAGAGAAAG cccTTTGGAGACATCCTGAACCTGGTTCCCCTGGCTGAGAGCGTTGTGAAGCTGAACGCTGTCTGTATGCAGTGTTACAAGGAGGCAGCATACACCAAGAGACTGGGGgcagagaaagag TTGGAGGTGATTGGTGGAGCCGATATGTACCATGCGCGGTGCAGGAAGTGTTACGGTGGCCTGATGGATGTGTTGAAGGAGAATAGCGCCCCCCACAGGGACGAGACGCCACCGCATGTGATGACAGGGAAACTGCTTGACAACACTACATCGCCACGGAAACTCTTCGCCACCCTGCAACTCTGA